The genomic stretch AAATTCAATTTCATTCTTCATGACTGCGGAGCCAAAGGGCTCATCATCCAGAAAAAATATACCCGGCATATCGACCGGATCATTGACTCCGATTCCCCAGTTGAGTTGGTAATTTCTGATCGCAAAATGGATTTATCTTCATTAGGTAAACGAACCGAATTGCTATCTGATATTTTGGGAAATTCTGAGATAAAAACCGATTTTGAGTCGTTCACGGGTGATATGGATAACAAATTACCGAACGAAAGTCTGACTCATACCGCCATCGGAAATACCCCCCATGAGCTGGCGGCGATTTTTTATACTTCGGGCAGTACCGGTACGCCCAAAGGTGTCATGTTGTCGCATCGTAATCTCTTATCAAATACACTGACAACGGTCGAGTACCTTGAATTAACCTCGGATGATTCGATAATTGTCATTTTGCCGTTTTATTACATCTATGGCAACTCGCTTTTATTAACGCATATTCTGGCCGGAGGACGCGTCGTAATCGATAATCGCTTCGCCTTCCCGCAGGTTGTTTTGGAAACAATGGCCGAAGAAAAAGTGACCGGTTTTTCGGGCGTACCTTCCAATTTCATGATACTATTGAACAATCCAAATTTCAGTTCCGATAAATTTCCGGCTTTACGTTATCTCACCCAGGCAGGGGGAGCGATGGCGCCGGAAGTTATCCGAAAAGTCATGAACGTTTTCTCAGGCAAGCAGATTTTTATCATGTACGGACAGACCGAAGCATCGCCGCGAGTTACCTATCTGCCGCTGGATATGCTCGAAAAAAACGTCGGTTCGATCGGCATCCCGCTTCCGGGAGTGACAGTTCAGATAATAGGCGAGAACGGTCAGGAGGTTCCGATCGGGGATGTGGGCGAAATTGTCGTCTCCGGCGACTGTGTGATGATGGGATACCGCAATCAGCCGGAAGAACAAGCCGAAGTTCTAAAAGACGGCAAGCTCTTTACCGGCGATCTGGCCCGGCGGGATGAAAATGGGTTGATATACATTGTATCCCGCAAAAAAGAGATTATCAAAGTCGGCGGCAACCGGGTCAGCGCCCGCGAAGTCGAGGAAAAGCTTCTTGAGCATCCGGGAGTCTCCGAGGCGGCAATTATAGGCGTCTCTGATGAGATTCTGGGCGAAGCGATCAAAGCTATTATCGTTATCAAAGAAAATCAGTCCATCGAAACCAAAGAAATTCAGGATTTTTGTAAAGCGCATTTGGCGATGCACAAAGTTCCGAAATATGTGGAATTCCTGGATGCCTTACCCAAATATCAGTCTGGTAAAATCAATAAACAGGCGTTGAATGAGATGTGAATTTGATTGAATTTTGGTTCTTATTGGTTAGTAAGATATAGTTTGCAGATCGATAATTTGTCTAATCCCTTATAGTTTAAATTCTGACTAATAATTAGCGAAAAATTCGCATTTGACTTGCGCATGATTAACAAATTATTTAGAATTCAGATAAGAAATTATTAAATGACGGAACTTTTATGGAGTAGATTAACATGTCGAGCGTTATACTATTTTTTACTGTTATCGGGCTAATTTTAATTAATAATACCACGGCCGCTCCGATTCATGATGCGGCGGCTGCGGGAGATATAGAAAAAGTTAAGAAATTAATTGAAGATAACCCGACTTCGGCCGGTTCATTTGATAATGTCCGGCTCCTGCCGATTCACTGGGCCGCCCTGAACGGACATTTGGAAGTAGTCCGCCTGCTTATTGAACAAGGGACCGGGGTTAGCGCTGGTGACGGAGACAACACTACGCCT from Candidatus Zixiibacteriota bacterium encodes the following:
- a CDS encoding class I adenylate-forming enzyme family protein, with the translated sequence MKLIDILKRGGATSPNKIAITHGDNSISYRDLIGTVVTLSEYLKSSQIPAGSCVSILYENSIEYIVSFFAITAADLIPVPLDTSLKPDKFNFILHDCGAKGLIIQKKYTRHIDRIIDSDSPVELVISDRKMDLSSLGKRTELLSDILGNSEIKTDFESFTGDMDNKLPNESLTHTAIGNTPHELAAIFYTSGSTGTPKGVMLSHRNLLSNTLTTVEYLELTSDDSIIVILPFYYIYGNSLLLTHILAGGRVVIDNRFAFPQVVLETMAEEKVTGFSGVPSNFMILLNNPNFSSDKFPALRYLTQAGGAMAPEVIRKVMNVFSGKQIFIMYGQTEASPRVTYLPLDMLEKNVGSIGIPLPGVTVQIIGENGQEVPIGDVGEIVVSGDCVMMGYRNQPEEQAEVLKDGKLFTGDLARRDENGLIYIVSRKKEIIKVGGNRVSAREVEEKLLEHPGVSEAAIIGVSDEILGEAIKAIIVIKENQSIETKEIQDFCKAHLAMHKVPKYVEFLDALPKYQSGKINKQALNEM